The Candidatus Binataceae bacterium sequence CGTCGCCACCGGCCGCCGCCGGCTGCGCGATAACAGCTCCGCCCGCGTCAGTTGAAAGGCCTGCGCCACCTGTTGCTGAATATCGTCAATTAAGCCGAAATCTCGGGTCCCCATAACTTTTTCTACTTTAGTGAAAGACACCGTTATGCCATACTTAAGGCTCAACTACAGTGTATGAACTTTATCCGTGATAACTCGCGTTGCGTTGTGGATGGGTAAATATATCCCATAGTAGGAGAATTATGTCAACAGACGTAGAGAATGAATTTCGCCGACGCCTCCGCCTGATCATGCAGCAATTCGGCTCAGTGGCTGACTTGGCCAAGGCCGTCGGGGTCTCGGACAACGCAATTTACAAATGGGTCTCAGGACGTGGGCAGCCCAGCATGACGAGTCTAGTCAGCCTTGCTCAGGCCGCCGGAGTTTCGGTTGAATGGCTCGCCACGGGCCATGGCGGCTCAACCAAAGATCAGATGGACATCGCGAAAACCCGCAACGTCTCCGCCCCTGCCGTCGTCTCCCTGCCGCGCGAGGTCGTCGCTCTCGCCGAATCAGTTTCCCAGCTCAGAAGCACCCAAATCGTTGATTACTTGAGCTTTCAGGCCGAATGGTTGCGACGGCAACTCGGAGTCGAGCCCACACAGGTCGCTTTGATCGAAGCGCTCGGCGACGCGATGGCGCCCACGATCGATGAGGGCGACCTTTGCCTGATCGACTTGCGCAGCCCGCGTGTCAGGTATGACGGGCTCTATGCGCTGTACGACGGAGTCGATCTTTCAATCAAACGTCTGCAGCGCGAGCCCGACGGGACGATCACCATTCGCAGCGACAACCCGGCCTATAGCTCGCAGCGGGTGGGCGCCGAAGAAGTCGTGCTGGCCGGGCGCGTCCTGTGGATTGGCGGCAAAGCCTAGCCGTCGATTAACTTTGCGGCGATGGCCCTGAAGATTCCGCTGGTGACAGCGCTTAAACGATCTCGGTTGAGGTTGCCCGACCTGACGCTACGTCGATCCGAATGGCGAAGCTTGACCCTCACATCATCCACGCCTAGCTTAACGAGAGCCGTCGAGGCTTAACGCTGCCCCGCCGCCTTTGTTCGCAGTGCTCACCGCCGGTAAGCTGTCGCCAAGGCCGCTGCATCAAAATCCAATGTCCGTAGTCCAAATCTGATGTCTGCTATAATCATGGACGGCCGCATACTGAGCGCGCGCCTCCAGCCGCAGTTGCGCGCTCATGCGGATGAAATCGTCAAGCACTGCGGCATAACCCCAACCCTTGGTGCAATTTGGGCGGGCGATGATGCGGCGTCGATCCAGTACGTGCGCAACAAGCGACGGATGGCTGAGGACCTTGGCTTCTCGACCGAGATCATAACGATGCCCGCGGCGGCCGCAACCACCGAAAATCTGCTCGCCACCATCCAACGCTTCAACGATGATCCGCGGATCACCGGCATCCTTTTGCAGTTGCCGCTGCCCGCACGCGTCGACACCTTTCGCCTCTTCGACGCGATCGCTCCAGCAAAAGACGTCGACGCCGTCGGCGCGAGCAGTCTCAGCGGCTTCTACCGCGGCGAGTGGGGTCGCTTCATTCCTTGTACACCGCGCGGCGTGCTGACGCTGCTCGAACATCACGCCGTGCCGGTCGACGGGATGCGCGCGGCGGTAATTGGCCGCAGCGATATCGCGGGCAAGCCGCTCGCGCTCATCCTAGGCGGTCGTCTCATGAATGCCACCGTCACCTGGTGCCATCGCCATACGCTGAATCTCGCCGAAATCTGTCGCGACGCCGACCTTCTGGTCTCTTGCGCAGGCGCCGACCTCGGCCCCGATCGTTTCCTCGTTGACGCCGGCATGGTAAAGCCGGGCGCCTGCGTCATCGATGTTGGCTTTCGCCGTATCGCCCCCGGACGCTTTGCCGGCGACGTCGATTTCGCCGCGGTCAGCCAGGTCGCAAAATGGATCACCCCGAATCCTGGCGGCACTGGCCCGATGACGGTCGTCGCCCTCATGCAGAATCTCATCGACGCGGCGCGCTATCGCCTCGGCCTTGAACGCGCCCACTACACAGTGTGAAGCATGGACCCTCGAACCGACGTTACAAGCCATAGCGACTCCGCCCAGACGGCTACCGCCGCGAGCGAGAAACGCACGCTCTCGGCAATCCTGATTGGACCGGCGCGCGACGTCCGTGACCCGCACGTCTTTCACAGCCTCTCGCTGGTGGCCTTCCTGGCCTGGGTTGGGCTGGGCTCCGACGGACTAAGCTCGTCGTGCTACGGTCCGGAAGAAGCCTTTCTCGCGCTGGGGCCGCACAAGTATCTCGCGGTCTTTCTCGCGATGCTCACCGCGCTCACCGTCTTCATCATCTCAGCCTCCTACTCGCAAACCATCGACGAATTCCCCTCCGGCGGCGGTGGTTATCTGGTCGCAACCAAATTGCTGGGCCCGCGCGCCGGCCTCACCTCAGGCGCCGCTCTGGTAATCGACTACGTCCTCACCATCTCGATTTCGATCGCGAGCGGGGCCGACGCCATCTTCAGCTTCCTGCCCGTCGGATGGCTCCCCTACAAATTTTGGATCTGCGTCTTCGTCGTCATCATTCTAATCGGGATGAATCTGCGCGGTGTCAAAGAGTCGGTCTTGATCCTGCTGCCGATTTTCATTGCTTTCGTGATTACGCACGTCTGGCTGATAGCTTATGCGCTGATCGTTAAAGCTCCCGTGCTGCCACATGTCACTGCCGACGCGATGCATCAGGTGCGCGAAGGCATCCACGGCATCGGCTTCGTCGCCCTCGCGATCATCTTCCTGCGCGCCTACAGCCTCGGCGGCGGCACCTACACCGGTATCGAGGCGGTCAGCAACGGCCTGCCCATCCTGCGCGAGCCGCGCACCGTCACCGGCAAGCACACCATGATCTATATGTCGATCTCGCTGGCCTTCGTCGCTGGCGGGATCCTGTTTGGATATATGCTCTATGATGTCGGCCCGGTGCACGGCGAGACCCTCAACGCTGTGCTCTTTGAGCGGATGGCCACGCATTGGCATCTCGGCCGCCTCGCGGTCGGCCGCCCGATCATCACCTTCACGCTGCTCACCGAAGGCGCTCTGCTCTTCGTCGCCGCGCAGACCGGTTTCGTCGATGGTCCCCGCGTGCTCGCCACGATGGCGACTGATCGCTGGCTGCCGCGGCGTTTTTCCAACTTGAGCGCCCGGTTGGTGACGCAGGACGGCGTGCTCGCGATCGGCCTGGCGGCTGGCGTCATCCTGGTCGGCACCCACGCCAACGTCGATCTGCTGGTGGTGCTCTACGCGATCAACGTCTTCGTCACCTTCACGCTCTCGCAGCTCGGGATGACGGTGCATTGGTGGACGGCGCGCAAGACCGAGCCGCACTGGATGCATAAAATTGCTATCAACGGCATTGGCTGCGCCTTCACCGGCCTCATTCTGATTCTCACCGTGACCCTCAAATTCAACCAGGGCGGGTGGGTTACGATCGTGATGACCGGCGGGCTGATCGCGGTCTGCTACGCCGTGCGGATGCACTATGACCGCGTGCGCAAGGCCATCGCCCAACTCGAAGCCGACATCCTGCCGGAAATCTTCGCCGCCGACGAAAAACCGCCCGCCGAGCGCGACCCCAACGCGCCCACCGCGGTCATCCTGGTTAATGGTTTCAACGGCCTTGGGCTCGCGACTTTGACGACGATTCAGCGGCTGTTCGGTGCGCAGTTCCGCAATGTCGTTTTTCTCGGCGTCGCAGAGGTTGACTCGTCGCAGCTCAAGGGACCAGAGGAGGTCAAGGACCTCGAGCAGCATCTCGCCGACGACTTGGTCGAGTATTGCCGCTTCGCCGCCGACCTCGGCTTCTATCCCGAACTGCGCGCCGGCATTGGTCCTGACGTCGTGATCGAGCTCAACCGTCTCGCGCTTGGAGTTGCGCGCGAGTTCCCGCACTCGGTCTTTTTTGCCGGCAAACTGGTCTTCACCGGCGAGCTCGACGGCTATATCAGCCGCTTCCTGCACAATCACACGGCGCTCGAATTGCAGAACCGCCTGCAGGCCAACGGCCTCAGCCTGGTCATCCTGCCGGTGCGCGTGATGGCCTCCCACCCCCCGCCCAAAGTCGCCCTCGCAACTCCCTCCCCCGCCCCCGCAATCAACGCCTAACCGATACGCAGTGTCGTTAGGTGGATTCGTCCCTAATAGGCAAATTGTGTCATCCTGAGCGAGCGGTACGCTGATCGAAACCTGGATTCTGTACACGAGTCCAAATCGCACTCGCTAAACTGCGACCTCACTCCTCCTCGTTGGTATTATCGAAGAAAGAGGCTAAGCCGTTCGGCCAAACGCTCTTCGTCTTTAGTCTGACATTCCCATATTACCAGCGCCCGCCAACCCCTGTCTTTTGACGGCGGTAAGCTGTTCGGCGTCTCTGCTCTTGTTACGTGCCAACTTTCGCCGCCAAAACACGACATTCGATTGCAGCGCACTTGCCCGCGCCCAACCCTTGTGGCGATGCCAAAAACAGCCGTGGACAAAAATTACGCAGCGACGGGAACGGGAAAACGAGATCCGGTGTTCTCAGCAGGCTGCGATCATGCAGCTTGTAACGATAGCCCATGCTGCGGGTCAGGTGTCGAACAATCAGCTCCACCTGGTGTCTTTGGCGTGCACCGCCCGCATATTAGCGCTGCGACGTTTGCGCGAGATCTTATCCGTCATTCACTTCCGAATTTCTTGCGAAGCCACTCATGCACGGCACGCTGTTCAACGATACCCGCTCGTCCTAATTGAGACAGAAGCCAGATCGCAGTGGGCTTTTCGGTGGTGATGTTCTTCGCGCCCTGATTGCAGGTCGAACACAACGCGCGAAGATTTGAAAGTTCATTTTTCCCGCCCAAGCTTTTGTCTTTGATATGGCCGAGATGCAAGCGGACCGTCCGCCCGGTTGCCGGGTCGATGTCACCGGGAGTAAGACCGCACATTTGGCAAGTGAAACCATTGCGATCGAGGACTTCAGCGCGGAGTTTTGCCGAGATGCCGCGCGCAAATCCCACCAAAGCTTTTGCCGGAGGCTTTTCCTTGAGGAGATACTGACCCGGCGTGAGCTCGACAGAATCATTGTGGGTGAGGATGGGCCAGCCTTGCTCGCGCAATTCGCGCACGCGCCGGGCCCATTCGCTGACGTCTGTTCCCGCGGCGTCGCGAAGCTGAATGGAACTGATAACTTGTCCAATGTGCGCGAGCAGGAATCGCCTAATTCGCTCTTTTGAGCCCGGTTTACGCACCCCGGCGCGCCTTTGCCGCTTCCCGTCCGTCGAGGGCGAGATAACCCAGTAGTTGTTGGCCCATAAACCGGGTATAGACCGGTGGAATTGACTCGTTGATTTCATTCTTGATCATCATCCCAATTTGCGCTGGCAGAGAAGGGTAAGGGCACGTCATACCTTTCCAGCGGTTTTCAGAAGGATGCGCGCCAAGTGTCGGGGCTGAGATTAACCGCATTCTCCAACGGCGGGGCGATAGTAAAGATGCGGCGTTCTGTAGCGAAGAGGTGAACACGATAGATGCGCCAGTCGGCGGGGCGCTCATTTGCCAAATCGCGCTCGTTGCGGGTCAGGAAAAAAGGCGTCCGTGCTGATCCATTCGTGGTCTTAACTTCCAGCAGGCGATCACGGCCGCCAGGATCGAACGACAGAACATCATAACCTGCGCCGTCGCCGTCTTCAGCTGCAGTCCAGCGGATCCGGCTGGCGAGGTCTGGACGGCCGGCTTCTGTAAGCCGCTGCCGCTCTATCGCGAGAACAAATTCTTCGCCCGCGCGGCCGAGGGAACGGTTGCGGTGGTCCCGCTCGACAGCATCGAATTTGCGGATGAGACGGCGGAGTGGTCCCGGCTTCGTTTCATCGGCGGATGTGAGCGCGGGCGGATCGACAAAGATTCGGGCAGGGGACGGGGTAACCACCAGCGGTAAAGCTGGGAGTGGCTCAAGAATCGCCGCGTGGTTCGTCAGGTAGCGGTCGATCGCGGCGAAGATGGCGTTCTGATAATTCCTCTTGGGCTTGTAGCCTGGAATCCAAGGCATGCCTAATTCATCGAGCACGGCCGAGATGTTCTGGTGCTTGAATTCAACAGAGCGGTGGGTTCTGCCAATCCGGGCCATGAGGGCTTGGTTATGGCTCGATTTAACATATGGTTGTCCGGAGAGTTCAGCAGCGAGCATGTCGAAGTAATCCGCTACGATGGCGTCCAATTCGTCATCATGCCAATGCGTGCCGACTTTCGCTTCGTCAGCCATGCCGCGAATAAGAAGGACCAGCCGGACTGTAGAAGTGGGTCTGGCTGGACGTTCCGTGGTTTTGCGAAAGAAACCGCGTCACAGCTTTCATCGCGGCGCGTGAATCCTTAAGTTCACATTCCCATATGACGGCACATTTCCAGCCCTGCCGTTTCCGGGCAGCCTGAGCCATGGTGTCGCACTGGCAGTAGGGAAGTCCGGTGCAAACAAGCATCGTTCGAACCGGTTCAATCAGTCGCGGCCACGCGTGACCGTTGCCGTCTCGCTTCACAAGGTCCGAGTAGGATTGACACGGTGGAGATGCGTGAACCGCGTCGAAGGATGCGATAAATTCCGGATTGAGCGCGAGAGCGTCAGCTTGAATGAACTCGAACGGATAGTTGGATTGGGGCTCAATATCCACGCCCACAATCTCGAAACCGGCTCTGCTATACCCGACGCCTGCGCCGCCCGCGCAACAGAATAAATCGAGAAGTCTGAACTTCCGTCCGCCCTCCTTCATCAAAATCGGCTCCCTTGCACCTGACCGTCAGGAATCTTAGCCATTGGCTCACGATAACGGAACCGCTTGCTTTCTGCGCTCCGAAGCTTTGCGCGCGTTCCAGCGGAAATCAAATTCCGCAACGTAGCTATGGGGGTGTTTTCGGCTGACCTTATGGAAAGTGTCATAGATGTCACGCTTTGTACTTACACGTGGCATCCCTAATTCAGCGGAAATTTACGCTGTCACCGCAGTTGCACCGAGTCTGCGGAAAGCAGCTCACTGATTTCGGCGACGAACGCCTCGGTCGGGGCAATGCGGTAGTCGTCGCCGAGGAGAAACACCGCCTCGTTGCCGTCATCCAGCCCCAGATGAAGATAGGTGATCGACTGGCCGCGATAGCGGCGGAGTAAATCCTTCAGGCGCTCGAGGTCGCCGTTGACCAATTGCGCGCGTGGCGCGCGGATGCGGACTTCGCGCACGGCCTCGGTCAGCGCGAGATTGAGTGGGACCAATTCATCCAGAATAAGCTGCGCGCGCTCGTCGCCGACATCGAGCTTGCCCTTGGCCACTACCGGCTCGTTGCCGCTGATGATCGCTTCGTACTTCTGGTAGGCCTCGGGCCAGACGATACACTCCGCCACGCCCTCGCGATCTTCGAGCGAGAAAGTCGCGTAGCGCTTGCCCGCCTTGTTATTCTTGAGCTTGACCGCCTGCACCACACCTGCGAGTTGCACTTTGCTGCCGTCAGGCGCGTTGGGGAGATCGGCGGTTGTCAGTTTGCCGAGGCGGCGCAGCTCGCGTTCGTATTTGTCGAGCGGATGAGCGGTGATGTAAAAACCCAGCGTCTCTTTTTCGTACTCAAGCAGCTCCTTCTGCGGCCATTCCGCCACCGCAGCGCGCGGCATTAGCGCGGGCGGCTCGTTGCTCTTGCCGAAGAGACTGATCTGATTCTTGACAGCGTCGTCCTGCGCCCGCTGGGCGAGCTTCAAGGCATCGTCCACCTGGGCGGCGAGCGCCGCCCGTGCGATCCCGATGAAATCCAGCGCGCCGCATTTGATCAGGGCTTCGAGCACGCGCCGATTCAGCAGTTGTGCGCCGACCCGCAGACAGAAGTCCGCGAGCGACTTGAATTCGCCGCCGCCGCGCTCGCGCACCGCGATAATCTCCTCGCCCGACTTGGCGCCGACGCCCCGAATCGCACCGAGACCGAACCGGATCGCCTCGCCGCTGACGGTGAATTTCACACGGCTCTGATTAACGTCGGGCGGCAGCACCCGAACCCGCATCTCGCGCAGCGCAGCGATATTTTTGTAGGTCTTGTCGGTCTCGTCCATGTCGAGCGACATCAGCGCCGCCATGAACTCGCGCGGGAAATGGGCCTTGAGATAGGCCGTCGTGTACGAGGTCAGCGCATAGGCCGCGGCGTGCGAGCGGTTGAAGCCGTAGGATGCGAAGGTCGCGATCTTCTCGAAGATTGCGATCGCCTGGGCTTTATCGACGCCATTCTTCACCGCGCCCGCGATAAAATGCTCGCGCTCCTTTTCCATCACGGCGATCGACTTCTTGCCCATCGCGGCGCGCAGAATGTCGGCTTCCTCCAGCGTGTAGCCGGCCAACGCCTGCGCCGCGCGCATCACCTGCTCCTGGTAGATGATCACGCCGTAGGTGTCGCGCAGCACCGGCTCAAGCAGCGGATGGTCGTACTCGACCGGCTCCTTGCCCTGCTTGCGCCGGATGAAGGGATCGACCATGCCGGCGTCGAGCGTGCCGGGGCGAAAGAGCGAAATCGCCGCGATCACGTCCTCGAAACACGAGGGTTTGAGGTCGCTGAGAAAGCGCCGCATGCCGGAGCCTTCGAGCTGAAACACCCCGACCGTGTCGCCGCGCGCGATTAGTTTGTAACTCTCGGCGTCGTCGAGATTGAGGCGGTTCAGATCGGGCGGCACGGCGCCGCCGGCCGCGATCAGATCCAGCGTGTCCTTGATCAGGGTCAGATTCTTGAGCGCGAGGAAATCGAACTTGATCAGGCCGATCTCCTCGACGCCCTTCATGGAGTATTGCGTGATCGCGATCGGATTCTCGTGACGTTCCTTGTCCACGTACAGCGGCACGAGGTCGCGCAGCGGCGCGTCGGCAATCACGACCCCGGCCGCGTGGCGCGAGGCGTGGCGCAGCAGCCCTTCGAGCTTGAAGGCGTAATCAAACAGGTCGCGATACTTTTCGCGCTCGGCCTTGAGCCGCGGCTCCATCTCGAGGGCGTCGGCCAGCGGAAAATCGCGACCCTGCTTGGGCGCCGGATAGAGCTTGACGATACGATCGGTCTCCGCGAACGACAGCCCGAGCACGCGCCCGACGTCGCGAATCGCCTGCTTACCCTTGATCGTTCCGAACGTGATGATCTGCGCGACGCGATCGTCGCCATACTTCTTGCGCACGTAGGCCAGCACTTCGTCGCGCCGCTCGAAGCAGAAATCCACGTCGATATCCGGCATTGAGCGGCGCCCCGGATTGAGCCAGCGCTCGAACAACAGCTTGTGCTCGATCGGATCGACTTCCGTGATACGCAGGGCATATGAGACCAGGCTGCCGACGACCGAGCCGCGGCCGGGTCCGACCGGAATTCCGAGCCCGCGCGCATAATCGATGAAGTCGGCGACGATCAGCATATAGCCGGAGAAGCCCATCTCGCGGATTACCGGCAATTCGCGATCGATCCGCTCTGCGTAGGCGGCGTCCTCGAACTCACCGCGCCGCGCATGCAACTCCGCAAGACGCTCCGCCAAACCGGAGCGCACGCGCTCTTCGAGTAGCGCATCGAGATCGTTACTGAGCGCAGGCGCCGTAGGCGCCGCCACCTCGGCGTCCGCATCGCGATAGTTGGGATCGAAGATTGGAAAGTGAAACTTGCCGAATTCGAACTCGAAATCGACCTGATTCGCGATCGCCACGGTGTTGCGAATCTCTTCCGAATCGGCGCCAAACGCCGCGATCATCTCTTCGGGCGTCTTGACGTAGAGCTCGTCGGTGTCGAAGCGCCAGCGGCTTTCGTCGGCGAGGGTCTTGCCGGTCTGGATACACAGCAGGACCTCGTGCGCTTTGGCGTCGTCGCGATGGAGATAATGACAATCGTTGGTGGCGACCAGCGGAATCCCGGCCGTGCGGCCGATCTCGCGCAACGCCTCATTGAGCGGGCCGTGCAAAGCGTTATCCTGCAATTCGAGATAGAAACGACCCGGGAAAGTACGTGCGTACCATTCGGCGGCTTCGCGCGCCTTGTCGAGCCGGCCGCCGCGAAGGGCGCGTGCGACTTCCCCGCTCAGACATCCCGAGAGCACGATCAGCCCTTCGGAATTTTCCGCCAGAATTTCCTTGTCGATGCGCGGCTTGTAGTAGAGCCCTTCCTGGTAAGCCGCCGTCAGCAGGCGACACAGATTCCGATAGCCCGCGCGCGATTGCGCCAGCAAAATCAGATGGAAGTTGCTGCCACCTTCGACGTCGTCGCCGCGCTGCGTCTGTGAGCGATCGCTGCGTTTGCCCGGCGCGAGATAGGCCTCGCATCCGATAATCGGTTTGACGCCGTTCTGGCGCGCTTTTTGAAAAAATTCGACAGCGCCGAACATATTGCCATGATCAGTCATCGCGATCGCGGGCATCCCGGAGCTTTTGACGTGCTCGAAGAGCGGCGCGATCTTGTTGGCGCCGTCGAGCAGGCTGTACTGCGTATGCACGTGCAGATGTACGAAACTCATCTCCGAAACCTCCGACCCCGCTTCCGCCCCGACGTCTATGACGCGCGCACCCGCACCGGTCCCCGATGCCGTCATTGTAGCGCAGTGACCGCGGACGCGCGTGCGCGCGCCGCGTCTCCGCGCACAGGCGGGCTGTTGAAAACCCCCTCGGGGTTTTCAACAGCCCGCCTTCCCCCCTCCCACCGCAACCGCGCCGCGCGACCAGCGCGCGGCGCACCACCCCACCGCCTCCAGTGTTGCGGGCCGTTCCGCCCCGCAACACTGGAGGCGATCGTGTCAATCGCGCACAATCTCCTGATGACGAAGGCTCCGCGCGAAGAATTCCCGGCGCTCGCGACGCTCGAGGACGGCCCCTTCTCGATCCTGCTCGGACTCAAGGTCGAGCAGGCCGCGGCGGGCCGCGTGACCGTGCGGATGCCGTTTAATCTCCAGCTGCTCAACTTCGGGCCGCCCGATGTCCCGATTCATGGCGGCGCAATCGCGACGCTGGCTGATTTCGCCGCCTGCGCCGCGGTCTGGACCTTGCCCCAGACCCGCAGCAGCGCGACCATTTCGATGACCGTGAACTACACCGCGCCGGGGGTCCGGAGCGATCTCCTCGCCTGCGCGACGGTGCGACGCGCGGGGCGTCGGGTCGCGAGCCTCAATGTCGAGATTCGCGACGACGCTCAAAGCCTCGTCGCCGACGCCCTCATCACCTACAAGATTGCCTGATCGCTAACTCCGCGTTTGGTTTTTCAAGGCAAAAGTTCGAGAATGTTTCTCACGACTGCCCATCCGGAGAGAGACCAATGAGCGGAGCGATGCTGATTCCAACGACTGTTGTCGGAAGCTATCCGCAACCCGATTGGCTGGTCGATCGCGAAAATCTGAAAAAGCGCGTGCCCGCACGAGTGCGCGCCACCGAGCTCTGGCGCGTGCCCGAGCCTTGGCTCGAGCAGGCGCAGGACGATGCGACTCTGCTCGCGATCCGCGAGATGGAGCGGGCAGGCGTCGACATTATTTCCGACGGCGAGATGCGCCGCGAAAGCTATTCCAACCGCTTCGCCAACGCGCTCGGCGGCATCGACCGCGAGCGCCTGGGTCAAGGCGTAAATCGCCGCGGTGGGCCCGACGTCGTGCCGCTGGTCTCCGGACCGATCCGCCGCGAAGCGCCGGTCGAAGTGCGCGACTTATCGTTCCTCCGCGCCAATACGGATCGCCAGGTCAAAATCACCCTGCCGGGTCCCTTCACGATGGCGCGCCAGGCCGAAAACGGCTTCTATCCTACTGAGGAAGCGCTTGCGATGGCCTATGCCGACGCCGTCAATCGCGAGGTCAAGGATCTCTTTGCCGCCGGCGCCGACGTCGTTCAGCTCGACGAACCCTATATGGATTCTTTTCCCGATCAGGCGCGCAGCTACGCCGTCAAGGCGATCAACCGTGCGCTCGAGGGCGTTGCGGGCGCGACCGTCGTGCATATCTGCTTCGGCTACGGCCACTATGTCAGAAAGAAGAATTCGCCTTATGCTTTTCTGCGCGAGCTCGACGGCTGCGTCGCCGATCAGATTTCGATCGAGGCGGCGCAACCCCAGCTTGACCTCGCGATCCTCAAGGAGCTGCCGTCGAAGGTGATTATCCTCGGCGTATTGGATCTCGCCGACCGTACCGTCGAATCCGCCGAGACCGTGGCGCAGCGGCTCCGCACGGCACTCGCGATTTTGCCGCCGGAACGGCTGATCGCGGCGCCGGACTGCGGCATGAAGTATCTGCCGCGCGAGGTCGCCTTCGGCAAGTTGCAGGCGATGGTCGCCGGCGCACGAATCGTTCGGGAGGAGCTGCAGGGGCGCCACTAACACTAGCGGAGCGCGGCTGCCGCGTGGTGCGAGCAGACGAGTCTCTACCTACGCCGCGCGAGCAGACTCCGCCACCCCTCGGAATTGCGTTAAAGTTCGTCGTCCGCGGAGCGCCGGCAATCAGATATATACTTCAGTGTCCGCGCCATCGTTCCACGACACTAAATGAATCTCATCGGTATCTCAGCCTATTACCATGACAGCGCCGCCGCCCTCATCCGCGACGGCGAAATCATCGCCGCCGCGCAGGAAGAACGCTTCTCGCGCAAAAAGCACGACCCCGGCTTTCCGGCCGGCGCTCTGGCCTATTGCCTGCGCGCGGGCGGAATTACTTTGCGCGAGGTTGACGAAGTCGTCTTTTACGACAAGCCGTTGCTCAAGTTCGGACGCCTGCTCGAGACTTACCTCGCCAGCGCACCGCGCGGGCGCGCCTCGTTCGTGGCTGCGATGCCAGTGTGGCTCAAGGAGAAGCTCTACTTAAAATCGCTGCTGCGCCGCCATCTTTCGGAGATCGCCGGCTTGACCGCCCGCGCGGTTCCGCCGCTGCGCTTCACCCAGCATCATCAGGCCCACGCCGCCTCGGCTTTTTTTCCGAGTCCGTTCGCGCGCGCAGGCGTGCTTTGCCTCGACGGCGTCGGCGAATGGGCCACCACCTCGATCTGGCTCGGCGAGGGCAACCGCCTCGAGCCCCAATGGGAAATCGAGTTTCCCCATTCGCTCGGCCTGCTCTACTCGGCCTTCACTTACTACACCGGCTTCAAAGTCAATTCGGGCGAGTACAAAGTGATGGGGTTGGCGCCGTATGGCGAGCCGAAATATGTGCAACTCATCCTCGACAATCTGATCGACCTCAAGCTCGACGGCAGCTTTCGCCTCAATCCTGATTACTTCAATTATGCGACCGGCCTCACGATGACCAACGATGCCTTCGCCCGCCTCTTCGGCGGACCGCCGCGCCAGCCCGAGGCCCGGCTCACCCAGCATGAGATGGATTTGGCGCGCTCAATCCAGGAGGTCACCGAGGAAGTCGTCCTGCGCCTCGCCCGCACCGTGCGCGATGAGCTCGCGGTTGACTATCTCTGTATGGCCGGCGGCGTCGCGCTCAACTGTGTGGCGAATGGGCGGGTGCTACGTGAGAGCGGGCTGCGCGATCTCTGGGTTCAGCCCGCGGCGGGCGAT is a genomic window containing:
- a CDS encoding APC family permease — protein: MDPRTDVTSHSDSAQTATAASEKRTLSAILIGPARDVRDPHVFHSLSLVAFLAWVGLGSDGLSSSCYGPEEAFLALGPHKYLAVFLAMLTALTVFIISASYSQTIDEFPSGGGGYLVATKLLGPRAGLTSGAALVIDYVLTISISIASGADAIFSFLPVGWLPYKFWICVFVVIILIGMNLRGVKESVLILLPIFIAFVITHVWLIAYALIVKAPVLPHVTADAMHQVREGIHGIGFVALAIIFLRAYSLGGGTYTGIEAVSNGLPILREPRTVTGKHTMIYMSISLAFVAGGILFGYMLYDVGPVHGETLNAVLFERMATHWHLGRLAVGRPIITFTLLTEGALLFVAAQTGFVDGPRVLATMATDRWLPRRFSNLSARLVTQDGVLAIGLAAGVILVGTHANVDLLVVLYAINVFVTFTLSQLGMTVHWWTARKTEPHWMHKIAINGIGCAFTGLILILTVTLKFNQGGWVTIVMTGGLIAVCYAVRMHYDRVRKAIAQLEADILPEIFAADEKPPAERDPNAPTAVILVNGFNGLGLATLTTIQRLFGAQFRNVVFLGVAEVDSSQLKGPEEVKDLEQHLADDLVEYCRFAADLGFYPELRAGIGPDVVIELNRLALGVAREFPHSVFFAGKLVFTGELDGYISRFLHNHTALELQNRLQANGLSLVILPVRVMASHPPPKVALATPSPAPAINA
- a CDS encoding DNA cytosine methyltransferase produces the protein MKEGGRKFRLLDLFCCAGGAGVGYSRAGFEIVGVDIEPQSNYPFEFIQADALALNPEFIASFDAVHASPPCQSYSDLVKRDGNGHAWPRLIEPVRTMLVCTGLPYCQCDTMAQAARKRQGWKCAVIWECELKDSRAAMKAVTRFLSQNHGTSSQTHFYSPAGPSYSRHG
- a CDS encoding S24 family peptidase, giving the protein MSTDVENEFRRRLRLIMQQFGSVADLAKAVGVSDNAIYKWVSGRGQPSMTSLVSLAQAAGVSVEWLATGHGGSTKDQMDIAKTRNVSAPAVVSLPREVVALAESVSQLRSTQIVDYLSFQAEWLRRQLGVEPTQVALIEALGDAMAPTIDEGDLCLIDLRSPRVRYDGLYALYDGVDLSIKRLQREPDGTITIRSDNPAYSSQRVGAEEVVLAGRVLWIGGKA
- a CDS encoding HNH endonuclease, which encodes MRKPGSKERIRRFLLAHIGQVISSIQLRDAAGTDVSEWARRVRELREQGWPILTHNDSVELTPGQYLLKEKPPAKALVGFARGISAKLRAEVLDRNGFTCQMCGLTPGDIDPATGRTVRLHLGHIKDKSLGGKNELSNLRALCSTCNQGAKNITTEKPTAIWLLSQLGRAGIVEQRAVHEWLRKKFGSE
- a CDS encoding bifunctional 5,10-methylenetetrahydrofolate dehydrogenase/5,10-methenyltetrahydrofolate cyclohydrolase translates to MSAIIMDGRILSARLQPQLRAHADEIVKHCGITPTLGAIWAGDDAASIQYVRNKRRMAEDLGFSTEIITMPAAAATTENLLATIQRFNDDPRITGILLQLPLPARVDTFRLFDAIAPAKDVDAVGASSLSGFYRGEWGRFIPCTPRGVLTLLEHHAVPVDGMRAAVIGRSDIAGKPLALILGGRLMNATVTWCHRHTLNLAEICRDADLLVSCAGADLGPDRFLVDAGMVKPGACVIDVGFRRIAPGRFAGDVDFAAVSQVAKWITPNPGGTGPMTVVALMQNLIDAARYRLGLERAHYTV
- a CDS encoding DUF3883 domain-containing protein, whose translation is MADEAKVGTHWHDDELDAIVADYFDMLAAELSGQPYVKSSHNQALMARIGRTHRSVEFKHQNISAVLDELGMPWIPGYKPKRNYQNAIFAAIDRYLTNHAAILEPLPALPLVVTPSPARIFVDPPALTSADETKPGPLRRLIRKFDAVERDHRNRSLGRAGEEFVLAIERQRLTEAGRPDLASRIRWTAAEDGDGAGYDVLSFDPGGRDRLLEVKTTNGSARTPFFLTRNERDLANERPADWRIYRVHLFATERRIFTIAPPLENAVNLSPDTWRASF